In a single window of the Cucumis melo cultivar AY chromosome 11, USDA_Cmelo_AY_1.0, whole genome shotgun sequence genome:
- the LOC103495956 gene encoding glutamate receptor 3.7-like, which translates to MESLLVLTLLSSLWAFLAGSACCQRPAVVNIGAVFTFDSIIGRAAKVAMEAAVSDVNADPSILNGTKLNLVMADTHCNVLVGSIGAFQVLEKDVVAIVGPQSSVVAHMVLQIANNLQVPLISYAATDPTLSALQFPFFLRTTQSDAYQMTAMADLIDFYEWKEVIMIFVDDDYGRNGISTLTDELDKRMFKISYKIPLPSHFNLSEITAILNKSKLLGPRVYVVHVNPDPRLSIFKIAHQLDMMTSDYVWLATDWLSTTLDSVRLVQQTSINILQGVVVLRQHIPESSQKTTLWSRLRKMLPEDSRNSSLNVYALSAYDTIQVVARAIDKFLNEGRSITFSLKNKFHDLNTSRMPWGKLKIFDDGALLLSILLQANFTGLSGHIEFNSDRNIVTRGYEVINIDQTGLRSVGYWSNVTGFTIQSPETLKQKQISYSHLNQTLGNVTWPGGKTEKPRGWVLADNERPLIIGVPHRVSFVEFVTAVNGSHKNIEGYCIDLFNEARKLVPYDVPYRLIPFGNGYSNPSYDDLVKNVANGIFDAAVGDIAIVTNRTRIVDFSQPFASTGLVIVAPIKNSKSNAWVFLKPFTVEMWCVTSASFFMIGAVIWLLEHRVNDDFRGPPKRQLMTVILFSFSTLFKTNQEATVSPLGRMVMVVWLFLLMVITSSYTASLTSILTVQQLSSPIKGLDDLITNEQPIGYQVGSFAYSYLTESLYVPRSRLVSLGSPEEYEAALLKGPFRKGGVAAIVDELPYMELFLSGRNDFGMIGQPFTKSGWGFAFQRGSPLAVDMSTAILKLSENGKLQKIHEKWFCRMGCPAERRRKSEPIQLHLVSFWGLYLLCGAFSLVALFIFLLRIVRQFARYIRQQKESSQAELVSSNSNSSWTQVIYKFIDFVDEKEEAIKRLFRKHDTQNQANR; encoded by the exons ATGGAGAGCTTATTAGTTCTTACATTGCTTAGTTCGCTATGGGCATTTCTTGCCGGTTCTGCATGTTGCCAAAGGCCTGCAGTTGTGAATATTGGTGCAGTTTTCACTTTTGATTCAATTATAGGAAGAGCGGCAAAAGTGGCAATGGAAGCTGCAGTCTCGGATGTGAATGCAGATCCTTCCATTCTCAATGGAACAAAGCTGAATTTGGTCATGGCAGATACACATTGTAATGTTCTCGTGGGTTCTATTGGAG CTTTCCAGGTTCTTGAGAAAGATGTTGTAGCCATAGTTGGGCCTCAATCTTCAGTTGTAGCTCATATGGTTCTACAGATTGCTAATAATCTCCAAGTCCCTCTTATATCATATGCTGCCACTGACCCAACTTTATCTGCTCTCCAATTCCCATTTTTCCTACGGACAACTCAGAGTGATGCCTATCAAATGACTGCTATGGCAGACTTAATTGACTTTTATGAGTGGAAAGAGGTGATCATGATCTTTGTGGATGATGATTATGGTCGAAATGGAATATCCACTTTAACTGATGAGCTTGACAAGAGGATGTTTAAAATTTCTTACAAAATACCCTTACCTTCTCATTTTAATCTCAGTGAAATCACAGCCATACTCAATAAATCCAAGTTGCTTGGTCCTCGTGTTTATGTTGTTCATGTCAATCCTGATCCTAGATtaagtattttcaaaatagcCCATCAACTTGATATGATGACAAGTGATTATGTGTGGCTGGCAACAGATTGGCTTTCTACTACCTTAGATTCTGTTCGGCTTGTGCAACAAACCTCTATAAACATCCTTCAAGGCGTGGTTGTACTTCGTCAACATATTCCTGAGTCCAGCCAAAAAACAACATTATGGTCTCGGTTAAGGAAGATGCTGCCAGAAGACTCAAGAAACTCTTCGTTGAATGTCTATGCTCTTAGTGCCTATGATACCATTCAAGTAGTTGCACGTGCAATTGATAAGTTTCTGAATGAAGGTAGGAGCATTACCTTCTCATTGAAGAACAAGTTTCATGATTTAAATACATCTAGAATGCCCTGGGGAAAGCTCAAAATATTTGATGATGGTGCTCTTCTTTTGAGCATATTGTTGCAGGCAAACTTTACTGGTTTAAGTGGTCACATTGAATTTAACTCAGATCGGAACATTGTCACTAGAGGCTATGAGGTGATCAATATTGATCAGACGGGATTGCGTAGTGTTGGTTATTGGTCCAATGTCACAGGCTTTACAATCCAATCCCCAGAAACTCTGAAACAGAAACAAATTAGTTATTCACACCTGAACCAGACTCTTGGCAATGTTACCTGGCCTGGTGGAAAGACAGAAAAACCGCGTGGATGGGTGCTTGCAGACAATGAAAGACCATTAATAATTGGAGTGCCACATAGAGTAAGTTTTGTTGAATTTGTTACTGCAGTCAATGGAAGCCACAAAAACATTGAAGGATACTGTATCGATCTGTTCAATGAAGCAAGAAAGCTGGTTCCTTATGATGTTCCTTACAGATTAATACCTTTTGGAAATGGCTACTCCAATCCTAGTTATGACGACCTTGTGAAGAACGTTGCAAATGGT ATATTCGATGCTGCTGTTGGAGATATTGCAATTGTGACCAATCGCACACGGATTGTAGACTTTTCACAGCCTTTTGCTTCTACGGGTCTTGTTATTGTGGCTCcaataaaaaattcaaagtcAAATGCTTGGGTGTTCCTTAAGCCATTTACAGTAGAGATGTGGTGCGTAACATCGGCATCCTTTTTTATGATTGGGGCGGTCATATGGCTTCTTGAGCACCGAGTAAATGACGATTTCCGTGGTCCACCAAAGAGGCAGCTAATGACAGTAATACT GTTCAGCTTCTCGACATTGTTTAAAACGAATC AGGAAGCTACTGTAAGTCCACTTGGACGTATGGTAATGGTGGTGTGGCTTTTCTTATTGATGGTTATCACATCAAGCTATACAGCCAGTCTCACTTCAATCCTTACAGTTCAGCAGCTTTCATCTCCCATTAAAGGACTTGATGACTTGATTACTAATGAACAGCCAATTGGCTACCAGGTAGGATCGTTTGCATATAGCTATCTGACCGAGAGTCTATACGTTCCACGATCGAGGCTTGTATCTCTAGGCTCTCCAGAAGAGTATGAAGCAGCACTGCTGAAGGGGCCATTCAGAAAAGGAGGGGTGGCTGCTATTGTAGATGAACTTCCATATATGGAATTATTCTTATCGGGAAGGAATGATTTCGGAATGATCGGACAGCCATTCACCAAGAGCGGATGGGGATTT GCTTTTCAGAGAGGATCTCCACTTGCAGTAGACATGTCAACTGCAATTCTAAAGCTTTCTGAGAATGGAAAGCTTCAGAAGATCCATGAGAAGTGGTTTTGCAGAATGGGTTGTCCTGCAGAGAGGAGAAGGAAATCTGAGCCTATACAACTTCATTTGGTTAGCTTCTGGGGTCTTTATCTGTTGTGCGGTGCCTTTTCACTCGTTgctctttttatctttttgctGCGTATAGTTCGACAATTTGCTCGCTACATACGACAACAGAAGGAATCATCTCAAGCAGAATTGGTGTCATCAAATTCAAACTCAAGTTGGACTCAGGTTATATATAAGTTTATCGACTTTGTTGATGAGAAGGAAGAAGCTATCAAGAGACTTTTTCGAAAGCATGATACTCAGAATCAGGCTAACCGATAG